The following are from one region of the Mixophyes fleayi isolate aMixFle1 chromosome 7, aMixFle1.hap1, whole genome shotgun sequence genome:
- the TMEM11 gene encoding transmembrane protein 11, mitochondrial isoform X1 produces MATWGRRRAGLGGRDRAPFSTGEWYIVHEIYNGENAQDQFEYELEQALEAQYKYIVIEPTRIGDETARWISVGNCLHKTAVLSGTVCLLTPLILPSEYSPYLSLPAGIISLACSTLYGISWQFDPCCKYQVEYDAYKLSRLPLHTLTSSTPVVLVRKDDVHRKRLHNTIALAALAYCVKKLYEIYVV; encoded by the coding sequence gGCGCCCTTTTCTACGGGCGAGTGGTACATCGTGCATGAGATTTACAATGGTGAGAATGCACAGGACCAGTTTGAGTATGAACTGGAGCAAGCACTTGAAGCTCAGTACAAATACATAGTAATTGAACCAACCCGCATTGGAGATGAAACAGCACGCTGGATCAGCGTGGGAAACTGCCTGCACAAGACAGCAGTACTTTCCGGTACAGTCTGCCTCCTCACCCCTCTAATTTTGCCTTCAGAGTATTCACCCTACTTGTCTCTGCCAGCTGGTATAATCAGCTTGGCCTGCTCTACTCTTTATGGAATCTCCTGGCAGTTTGATCCTTGCTGCAAATACCAAGTGGAGTATGATGCCTATAAATTATCAAGACTGCCACTACACACTCTTACCTCCTCCACGCCAGTGGTGCTTGTAAGAAAGGACGATGTCCATAGAAAGAGACTACATAACACAATAGCTCTTGCTGCACTAGCATACTGTGTTAAGAAGCTGTACGAAATTTATGTTGTATGA
- the TMEM11 gene encoding transmembrane protein 11, mitochondrial isoform X2 encodes MAPFSTGEWYIVHEIYNGENAQDQFEYELEQALEAQYKYIVIEPTRIGDETARWISVGNCLHKTAVLSGTVCLLTPLILPSEYSPYLSLPAGIISLACSTLYGISWQFDPCCKYQVEYDAYKLSRLPLHTLTSSTPVVLVRKDDVHRKRLHNTIALAALAYCVKKLYEIYVV; translated from the coding sequence gGCGCCCTTTTCTACGGGCGAGTGGTACATCGTGCATGAGATTTACAATGGTGAGAATGCACAGGACCAGTTTGAGTATGAACTGGAGCAAGCACTTGAAGCTCAGTACAAATACATAGTAATTGAACCAACCCGCATTGGAGATGAAACAGCACGCTGGATCAGCGTGGGAAACTGCCTGCACAAGACAGCAGTACTTTCCGGTACAGTCTGCCTCCTCACCCCTCTAATTTTGCCTTCAGAGTATTCACCCTACTTGTCTCTGCCAGCTGGTATAATCAGCTTGGCCTGCTCTACTCTTTATGGAATCTCCTGGCAGTTTGATCCTTGCTGCAAATACCAAGTGGAGTATGATGCCTATAAATTATCAAGACTGCCACTACACACTCTTACCTCCTCCACGCCAGTGGTGCTTGTAAGAAAGGACGATGTCCATAGAAAGAGACTACATAACACAATAGCTCTTGCTGCACTAGCATACTGTGTTAAGAAGCTGTACGAAATTTATGTTGTATGA